The Anopheles merus strain MAF chromosome 2L, AmerM5.1, whole genome shotgun sequence genome has a segment encoding these proteins:
- the LOC121592630 gene encoding probable lysine-specific demethylase 4A produces the protein MSIPRIMVFRPTWEEFQDFPAYIDYMESKGAHKAGLVKVVPPPEWVPRKQGYDIKNININIRTPISQVASGMQGAYQQINIQKRAMTVQEFYEKTKEERHATPKHFDYADIEKKFWKNITYVAPIYGADVPGSLTDPEVKVWNINCLGTILDYVNADYNISIAGVNTAYLYFGMWKTTFAWHTEDMDLYSINYLHFGAPKTWYAIPPEHGRKLEKLAERMFPANYQECKAFLRHKMTLISTQVLKANNIPFNKITQEPGEIMITFPYGYHAGFNHGFNCAESTNFATERWIEYGKRASVCNCRPDMVKISMETFVRRFQPECYERWLRGEDYGYHPEDPTNYCAAPKPMLPKNFKSKCTTDTTVPQKRGCAPVKMDKKKVVKKTSEKAKDRLKSVWSKLEGRECGVATDLLIDGPVKSGTKLRFHTRTIDLINDNAV, from the exons ATGAGCATACCGAGAATAATGGTCTTTCGGCCAACGTGGGAAGAGTTCCAGGACTTTCCGGCCTACATCGACTACATGGAGTCGAAGGGAGCTCACAAGGCGGGTCTGGTGAAG GTCGTCCCGCCACCGGAATGGGTCCCGCGCAAGCAGGGATACgatattaaaaacattaacaTCAACATCCGCACGCCCATCTCGCAGGTGGCGTCGGGTATGCAGGGTGCCTACCAGCAGATCAACATCCAGAAGCGCGCGATGACGGTGCAGGAGTTTTACGAGAAAACGAAGGAGGAAAGACACGCGACCCCGAAACACTTTGACTATGCCGATATTGAGAAGAAGTTTTGGAAAAACATAACGTACGTCGCCCCGATCTACGGCGCGGATGTACCGGGCAGCCTGACCGACCCCGAGGTGAAGGTGTGGAACATCAACTGTCTCGGCACCATACTGGACTACGTGAACGCGGACTACAACATATCGATTGCAGGCGTCAACACGGCGTACCTGTACTTTGGCATGTGGAAAACGACCTTCGCCTGGCACACGGAGGATATGGATCTGTACTCCATCAACTATCTGCACTTCGGGGCACCGAAGACGTGGTACGCGATTCCGCCCGAGCACGGTCGCAAGCTGGAGAAGCTGGCGGAGCGCATGTTTCCCGCCAACTACCAGGAGTGCAAAGCGTTCCTGCGCCACAAGATGACGCTGATCAGCACGCAGGTGCTGAAGGCGAACAACATCCCGTTCAACAAGATCACCCAGGAGCCGGGCGAAATCATGATTACCTTTCCGTACGGGTATCATGCCGGGTTTAACCATGGATTTAACTGTGCGGAATCGACCAACTTCGCGACGGAGCGGTGGATCGAGTACGGGAAGCGGGCGTCGGTGTGCAACTGCCGTCCCGATATGGTGAAAATTTCGATGGAAACGTTCGTGCGCCGCTTCCAGCCCGAGTGCTATGAGCGGTGGTTACGCGGGGAAGACTACGGCTACCATCCGGAGGATCCGACCAACTACTGTGCCGCCCCGAAACCGATGCTGCCGAAGAACTTTAAAAg CAAATGTACCACCGATACCACCGTTCCACAGAAGCGTGGCTGTGCGCCGGTCAAGATGGACAAAAAGAAGGTAGTGAAAAAGACGAGCGAAAAGGCAAAAGATAGACTGAAATCCGTCTGGAGCAAGCTGGAGGGCAGGGAGTGTGGCGTTGCGACCGATCTGCTGATCGATGGGCCGGTCAAAAGTGGCACCAAGCTGCGCTTCCACACACGAACGATCGATCTGATCAACGATAATGCCGTTTAG
- the LOC121592631 gene encoding uncharacterized protein LOC121592631, with protein sequence MITHWTLIVLVAVAVTGPCTVLARPLEPEAPAEIYNELAEEFQRLHNQEIRFLQYLSVQAERQQREEAYLQAQREQQQLALDVRSSSTNALLDDAGSLLDDIPQEYGRAEEAANSSGRNLNGYGHESVTQSEPVQKEIPHQKSKNDKKNNHYMSLCHFKLCNMGRKRNQRYPQFWN encoded by the exons ATGATTACCCATTGGACGCTGATCGTGCTGGTGGCGGTCGCCGTTACCGGGCCGTGCACGGTACTGGCCCGCCCGCTAGAACCGGAAGCGCCGGCCGAGATCTACAATGAGCTGGCGGAGGAGTTTCAGCGGCTGCACAACCAGGAGATACGCTTCCTGCAGTATCTGAGCGTGCAGGCGGAGCGGCAGCAGCGCGAAGAAGCCTACCTTCAGGCGCAgcgcgaacagcagcagcttgcgCTAGAcgtgcgcagcagcagcactaacGCGTTGCTAGACGATGCCGGCTCGCTGCTCGACGATATACCGCAGGAGTACGGACGGGCCGAGGAGGCGGCCAACAGTTCGGGACGCAATCTGAACGGATACGGGCACGAGAGCGTCACCCAGAGCGAACCGGTGCAGAAGGAGATTCCGCACCAGAAGAGCAAAAAtgataagaaaaataatcatt ATATGTCCTTGTGTCACTTCAAGCTGTGCAACATGGGCCGTAAGCGCAATCAACGATATCCTCAATT CTGGAACTAA